The following are encoded in a window of Kaistia algarum genomic DNA:
- a CDS encoding cytosine deaminase: protein MTKGFAALPAASRYVLSNATLPQATVADPNGEDAGEGLIRADIVIADGMIEALRPAGSVAELPAFDMDRGQVWPTFVDMHTHLDKGHILPRAHNPDGTFPGALASVELDRDENWSAADVRARMDFALRTAYAHGTSLIRTHIDSVPPQFPISWPVFAEMRDKWAGKVELQGVGLTPIDRYLDDAFAKHLVETVIEHGGVLGGVTYMIPELRAGLKRLFFEASEHGLDIDLHVDETADPDARSLRAIAETAIEVGYEGQVVVGHCCSLARQEEDEADRTMDFVAKAGIAVVSLPMCNMYLQDRHRGRTPRWRGVTLLHEMRARGIPVAVASDNTRDPFYAYGDLDAVEVFREAVRILQLDHPLDSAPHVVTTTPADVLRRPDIGRITIGGKADLVLFRARSWAELLSRPQSDRIVLRGGVAIDGTLPDYRELDFLFER, encoded by the coding sequence ATGACCAAGGGTTTCGCCGCGCTTCCCGCAGCTTCCCGCTATGTTCTTTCCAATGCGACGCTGCCGCAGGCGACGGTCGCCGACCCCAATGGTGAGGATGCCGGCGAGGGCCTGATCCGCGCCGACATCGTCATCGCCGATGGGATGATCGAGGCGCTGCGCCCGGCGGGAAGCGTCGCCGAACTGCCGGCCTTCGACATGGACCGCGGCCAGGTCTGGCCTACCTTCGTCGACATGCATACGCATCTCGACAAGGGCCACATCCTGCCGCGGGCGCATAATCCGGACGGTACGTTTCCAGGTGCTCTTGCGTCCGTTGAGCTCGACCGTGACGAGAATTGGTCGGCGGCGGATGTGCGCGCGCGCATGGATTTCGCGCTGCGCACGGCCTATGCGCATGGCACGAGCCTGATCCGCACCCATATCGACAGCGTCCCGCCGCAGTTCCCCATCTCCTGGCCGGTCTTCGCCGAAATGCGGGACAAGTGGGCCGGCAAGGTCGAATTGCAGGGCGTCGGACTGACGCCGATCGATCGCTATCTCGACGACGCCTTTGCAAAGCATCTGGTCGAGACCGTGATCGAACATGGCGGCGTGCTCGGCGGCGTCACCTACATGATCCCTGAGCTTCGGGCCGGGTTGAAGCGGCTGTTCTTCGAGGCCTCGGAGCATGGGCTCGACATCGATCTTCATGTCGACGAGACCGCCGACCCGGACGCTCGCTCGCTCCGGGCCATAGCCGAGACGGCGATCGAGGTCGGCTATGAAGGCCAGGTCGTCGTCGGCCATTGCTGTTCGCTGGCACGGCAGGAGGAAGACGAAGCCGACCGGACGATGGATTTCGTCGCGAAGGCCGGCATCGCCGTCGTGTCGCTGCCCATGTGCAACATGTATCTGCAGGATCGCCATCGCGGCCGCACGCCGCGCTGGCGCGGGGTCACGCTGCTGCATGAGATGCGGGCGCGCGGCATTCCGGTCGCTGTTGCCTCGGACAATACCCGCGACCCGTTCTACGCCTATGGTGATCTCGACGCTGTCGAGGTCTTCCGCGAGGCCGTGCGCATCCTGCAGCTCGACCATCCGCTCGATTCCGCGCCGCATGTCGTGACGACGACGCCCGCCGACGTGCTGCGCCGGCCGGATATCGGCCGCATCACCATTGGCGGCAAGGCCGATCTGGTGCTGTTCCGGGCCCGCAGCTGGGCGGAACTTTTGTCCCGCCCGCAATCCGATCGCATCGTGCTGCGCGGCGGCGTCGCGATCGACGGGACGTTGCCCGACTACCGCGAACTTGATTTTCTCTTCGAACGCTGA
- a CDS encoding NAD(P)H-dependent oxidoreductase, protein MKALVVFAHPVPESFGAAVRDTVVAALREKGHDVRLVDLYAIGFNPVMSADERRHHFERGVNELPVADQIEHIKWCEMLVFVYPTWWYGLPAILKGWLDRVWVAHVAFILPEAEGENIRPNMQHIRHIVAVTTCGANWWLTKWVGEPGRRTLLRGIRTLCHPLCRTSYMAHYKMDSSTPESRAKYLAKVRARIGRL, encoded by the coding sequence ATGAAGGCGCTTGTCGTTTTCGCGCACCCGGTGCCGGAGAGCTTCGGTGCCGCCGTGCGCGATACGGTCGTCGCTGCCCTGCGCGAGAAGGGGCATGACGTCCGGCTGGTCGATTTGTACGCCATCGGCTTCAATCCGGTCATGAGTGCCGATGAGCGGCGCCATCATTTCGAGCGTGGCGTCAACGAGCTTCCCGTCGCCGACCAGATCGAGCACATCAAATGGTGCGAGATGCTCGTCTTCGTCTATCCAACCTGGTGGTATGGGCTTCCCGCAATTTTGAAAGGGTGGCTCGACCGGGTCTGGGTGGCGCATGTCGCCTTCATCCTGCCGGAGGCGGAGGGGGAGAACATCCGGCCGAACATGCAGCACATTCGCCACATCGTCGCGGTCACGACCTGCGGCGCGAACTGGTGGCTAACGAAATGGGTTGGCGAGCCGGGACGACGCACCTTGCTGCGCGGCATCCGCACGCTCTGCCATCCGCTGTGCCGGACGAGCTACATGGCGCACTACAAGATGGACAGCTCGACCCCGGAGAGCCGGGCGAAATATCTCGCCAAGGTGCGGGCGCGAATCGGGCGGCTTTGA
- a CDS encoding ABC transporter permease, producing MSQMEQTGAPPAAPISIDAPLPGGMSSSEKLLRVVIPVAMLAALVGLWAWYVQAYNIPKYILPSPTLVAKSMVNDWPILGAALLVTLKITFAALAIALVGGVLLAILLTQSKWIELALSPYMVILQVTPVVAIAPLILIYAPSTQVALLTCAWIVAFFPVLSNTTQGLKSTDHNLLNLFELYGASPFQTLFLLRLPAALPFFLAGLRIAGGLALIAAVVAEFAAGSAGAGSGLAFRLLESQYRLNIPRLFAALLLLCMTGVAIYGATSLLSHLLLRRWHESAIRREN from the coding sequence ATGAGCCAGATGGAACAGACCGGGGCGCCGCCAGCTGCGCCTATCTCGATCGACGCCCCACTGCCTGGTGGCATGTCTTCGTCCGAAAAGCTGCTCCGGGTCGTCATTCCTGTGGCGATGCTGGCGGCGCTGGTCGGCCTCTGGGCGTGGTATGTCCAAGCCTACAATATTCCGAAATACATCCTGCCAAGCCCGACCTTGGTCGCGAAGTCGATGGTGAACGACTGGCCGATCCTCGGTGCCGCCCTGCTGGTCACGCTGAAGATCACCTTCGCCGCGCTCGCCATCGCGCTGGTCGGCGGCGTGTTGCTGGCGATCTTGCTGACGCAGTCGAAGTGGATCGAGCTGGCGCTGTCGCCCTATATGGTGATCCTGCAGGTAACGCCGGTCGTCGCCATCGCCCCGCTGATCCTGATCTATGCGCCGTCGACGCAAGTGGCGCTGCTGACCTGCGCCTGGATCGTCGCGTTTTTTCCGGTTCTGTCCAACACCACGCAGGGACTGAAGAGCACCGACCACAATCTGCTCAATCTGTTCGAGCTTTATGGCGCCTCGCCGTTCCAGACGCTGTTCCTGTTGCGCCTGCCGGCCGCGCTGCCGTTTTTCCTCGCCGGCCTTCGGATCGCGGGCGGCCTCGCGTTGATCGCCGCCGTGGTCGCCGAGTTCGCGGCCGGATCGGCCGGGGCCGGGTCTGGCCTGGCCTTCCGCCTGCTCGAATCGCAATATCGCCTCAACATTCCGCGTCTCTTCGCCGCGCTGCTGCTGCTCTGCATGACCGGCGTCGCGATCTATGGTGCGACCAGCCTGCTGTCGCATCTCCTGCTGCGGCGATGGCATGAAAGCGCCATCCGGCGGGAGAATTAA
- a CDS encoding ABC transporter ATP-binding protein: MSLALHTPPTPSAGKPVVQLDHVSKTFSNGTIALKDMSLTIHEGEFVSLLGPSGCGKSTALRIIAGLGDASTGRVEWPTTAHDVAGKPEREIGFVFQEPTLMPWASVFKNVWLPLRLHHISKAAARERVMAALEMVGLDKFAESYPRELSGGMKMRVSIARALVTRPRVLLMDEPFAALDEITRQKLNDDLLRLWEQFGWTIVFVTHSVFESVYLSSRIVIMAARPGRVIDEVAIDAPHPRGVAFRTSPEYGEFCRRASQSLLSAIGANDHL; encoded by the coding sequence GTGTCGCTTGCGCTCCACACTCCGCCGACCCCGTCCGCCGGCAAGCCGGTCGTGCAGCTCGACCATGTCTCGAAGACGTTCTCGAACGGCACGATCGCTCTCAAGGACATGTCGCTGACGATCCACGAAGGGGAGTTCGTCAGCCTGCTCGGCCCTTCCGGCTGCGGCAAATCGACGGCGCTCCGGATCATTGCCGGCCTCGGCGACGCGTCGACGGGGCGGGTCGAGTGGCCGACCACCGCGCATGACGTTGCCGGCAAGCCGGAGCGCGAGATCGGCTTCGTGTTCCAGGAACCGACGCTGATGCCCTGGGCCAGCGTCTTCAAGAATGTCTGGCTGCCACTGCGGCTGCATCACATCTCCAAGGCTGCCGCGCGCGAGCGCGTCATGGCGGCGCTCGAAATGGTCGGGCTCGACAAGTTCGCCGAATCCTATCCGCGCGAACTCTCGGGTGGCATGAAGATGCGCGTCTCGATCGCCCGCGCGCTGGTGACGCGGCCGCGCGTGCTGCTGATGGACGAACCCTTCGCCGCGCTCGACGAGATCACCCGGCAGAAGCTCAATGACGATCTCCTGCGCCTTTGGGAGCAGTTCGGCTGGACGATCGTCTTCGTCACCCATTCGGTGTTCGAGTCCGTCTATCTGTCGAGCCGCATCGTCATCATGGCGGCCCGGCCCGGCCGCGTCATCGACGAGGTGGCGATCGACGCGCCGCATCCGCGCGGGGTCGCCTTCCGCACGTCGCCCGAATATGGCGAGTTCTGCCGCCGCGCCTCGCAATCGCTGCTCTCCGCTATCGGAGCCAACGACCACCTATGA
- a CDS encoding FAD-binding oxidoreductase, translating to MTRTFTFDIHALRADLGGIEIEDNPALVKQKSRDFFWYSPVLKGQLDHITADLVATPKNEAEVIRILKAAYAHDVPVTPRGGGTGNYGQAMPLSGGLILNLAELNKVKSIHPGRVICEPGAIMAQIDKETRAHSGQELRLHPSTYATASIGGFVAGGSGGVGSIRWGGLRDIGNVLRLRVVTMEAEPRILELTGWELHKVMHAYGTNGIITEVEMPLTAAYDWVDVLVGFDDFLAAARYGDALGNADGLLLKEIAVVAAPVPHTYFLRHQKFIREGQSVAILMVAPHSLDAFEAFTQREKGEILFRSDKAADLKGIPPAYELAWNHTTLRALRVDPAITYLQTMFAPPTHIEKIETMTRLLGDEVPGHLEFVRFDGKITAMGLSLVRYTTEARLDEIVRLHEDNGCPIFNPHRYTLEEGGMKQTDEIQLAFKHEADPKGLLNPGKMIAFEDPSFDFHAKKTFLFPGLQRAG from the coding sequence ATGACACGGACTTTCACCTTCGACATCCATGCTCTCCGCGCCGATCTGGGCGGCATCGAGATCGAGGACAATCCGGCGCTGGTCAAGCAGAAGAGCCGGGATTTCTTCTGGTATTCGCCGGTGCTGAAGGGCCAGCTCGACCACATCACGGCCGATCTGGTCGCGACGCCAAAAAACGAGGCGGAGGTGATCCGCATTCTGAAGGCGGCCTATGCCCATGATGTCCCGGTGACGCCGCGCGGCGGCGGCACCGGCAATTATGGCCAGGCGATGCCGCTCTCCGGCGGGCTGATCCTCAACCTCGCCGAGCTGAACAAGGTCAAGTCGATCCATCCCGGCCGCGTCATCTGCGAGCCCGGCGCGATCATGGCGCAGATCGACAAGGAGACGCGCGCCCATTCCGGCCAGGAATTGCGCCTGCATCCCTCGACCTATGCGACGGCGAGTATCGGCGGCTTCGTCGCCGGCGGCTCCGGCGGCGTCGGTTCGATCCGCTGGGGTGGCCTGCGCGATATCGGCAATGTGCTGCGCCTTCGCGTCGTCACCATGGAGGCCGAGCCGCGCATCCTGGAGCTGACCGGCTGGGAACTCCACAAGGTGATGCATGCCTATGGCACCAATGGCATCATCACCGAAGTCGAGATGCCGCTGACCGCCGCCTATGACTGGGTCGACGTGCTGGTCGGGTTCGACGATTTCCTCGCCGCGGCGCGCTATGGCGATGCGCTCGGCAATGCGGACGGGCTGCTGCTGAAGGAAATCGCTGTCGTCGCGGCGCCAGTGCCGCATACCTATTTCCTACGCCACCAGAAGTTCATCCGCGAAGGCCAGTCGGTCGCTATCCTCATGGTCGCCCCGCATTCGCTGGATGCGTTCGAGGCGTTCACGCAGCGCGAGAAGGGCGAGATCCTGTTCCGCTCCGACAAGGCGGCGGATCTGAAGGGCATTCCGCCGGCTTATGAGCTGGCGTGGAACCACACGACGCTACGCGCGCTCCGGGTCGATCCAGCGATCACCTATCTGCAGACCATGTTCGCGCCGCCGACGCATATCGAGAAGATCGAGACGATGACCCGGCTGCTCGGCGACGAAGTTCCCGGCCATCTGGAATTCGTCCGCTTCGATGGCAAGATCACGGCGATGGGGTTGTCCCTCGTGCGCTACACGACCGAGGCCCGCCTCGACGAGATTGTCCGCCTGCATGAGGACAATGGCTGCCCGATCTTCAATCCACACCGCTACACGCTGGAAGAGGGCGGCATGAAGCAGACGGACGAGATCCAGCTCGCCTTCAAGCATGAAGCGGATCCGAAGGGGCTCCTCAACCCCGGCAAGATGATCGCCTTCGAGGATCCGAGCTTCGATTTCCACGCCAAGAAGACATTTCTGTTCCCCGGCCTGCAGCGAGCCGGGTGA
- a CDS encoding NAD(P)H-dependent oxidoreductase, producing the protein MRVLVVFAHPVETSYQAALHKTVVETLEKAGHDVDDCDLYAEGFNPVLSRQERLDYHDLEKNRANVDPYVKRLLAAEALVLVHPVWNFGTPAILKGFFDRVYLPGVSFAMVDGKVRPQLHNITKFAAVVTYGGSRLRALLVGDPPRKIATRVLRAQIKPLAPLDYLAHYDMNRSTDATRAAFLGRVQSAMERF; encoded by the coding sequence ATGCGCGTCCTTGTCGTCTTCGCGCATCCGGTCGAGACCAGCTATCAGGCCGCCCTGCACAAAACCGTGGTCGAGACGCTGGAGAAGGCTGGCCACGATGTCGACGATTGCGACCTCTATGCCGAGGGATTCAATCCGGTCCTGTCGCGCCAGGAGCGGCTCGACTATCACGACCTCGAAAAGAATCGCGCCAATGTCGATCCCTATGTGAAACGGCTATTGGCGGCCGAGGCTCTTGTGCTGGTCCATCCGGTATGGAATTTCGGCACGCCGGCGATCCTGAAGGGCTTCTTCGACCGCGTCTATCTCCCTGGCGTCTCCTTTGCGATGGTGGACGGCAAGGTGCGGCCGCAACTCCATAACATCACGAAGTTCGCTGCTGTGGTGACCTATGGCGGTTCGCGCCTTCGCGCGCTTCTGGTCGGCGATCCGCCGCGCAAGATCGCGACGCGGGTGCTGCGGGCCCAGATCAAGCCACTGGCGCCGCTCGATTATCTTGCACATTATGATATGAATCGCTCGACCGACGCGACGAGGGCGGCATTCCTCGGACGCGTCCAGAGCGCCATGGAGCGGTTCTGA